A region from the uncultured Macellibacteroides sp. genome encodes:
- a CDS encoding ISAs1 family transposase translates to MTLLAFASSIEDYRFDRNKVHSAETIIYITLAAVICGAETWNEIEDFGRCKIDFFSRTIPSFNGIPSHDTFNRFFTVLDSTYFENQFREWVKCICGKYKGVVAIDGKTICGAYESEEAKLLRGTYLKPSSPQYKLHMVSAWAADNGISLGQIKTEEKSNEITAIPELLEALDIKECIITIDAMGCQKTIASKIIEKKADYVLAVKNNHKHLYRKIKHFFTIWRAEKPNRVSVYENTETGHGRLEKRTCIVCDNLYWLNANDYTQWAGLKTFVCVLTERTIPGENGPRKQKETRYYISSLVLDAELIANSVRKHWSVENNLHWQLDVSFNEDYGRKKNNAAVNFSLVSKTALSMLKHYESKSSIARKRKTAGWSDDVLQGILSVDKF, encoded by the coding sequence ATGACATTGCTTGCATTTGCTTCAAGTATTGAAGACTATCGTTTTGACAGGAATAAAGTTCATTCAGCCGAAACTATTATTTATATTACGTTAGCTGCCGTTATTTGTGGGGCCGAGACATGGAACGAAATAGAGGATTTCGGTCGGTGTAAAATTGATTTTTTCTCTCGCACTATTCCTTCTTTTAATGGAATACCCTCACATGATACTTTTAACCGATTTTTCACAGTATTGGATTCCACCTATTTTGAAAATCAATTCAGAGAATGGGTTAAGTGTATTTGTGGAAAGTATAAAGGAGTGGTTGCTATTGACGGCAAAACAATATGCGGAGCATATGAGTCTGAAGAGGCTAAATTGTTGCGAGGTACCTACCTAAAACCCTCGAGCCCCCAATACAAACTTCACATGGTAAGTGCCTGGGCCGCTGACAATGGAATAAGCCTTGGACAAATCAAAACAGAGGAAAAATCGAATGAAATTACCGCTATCCCCGAACTATTAGAGGCATTAGATATTAAAGAGTGTATAATCACTATTGATGCTATGGGATGTCAAAAGACTATAGCATCTAAAATAATAGAAAAAAAAGCAGATTACGTTTTGGCTGTTAAAAACAACCATAAGCATTTATATAGAAAAATCAAACATTTTTTCACCATTTGGAGAGCTGAGAAGCCTAACCGGGTAAGTGTTTACGAGAATACCGAGACTGGACATGGCCGTTTGGAAAAAAGAACTTGCATAGTCTGTGACAATCTATACTGGTTAAATGCTAACGATTACACCCAATGGGCTGGATTAAAAACATTTGTCTGTGTGCTTACGGAACGTACCATTCCCGGCGAAAATGGACCTCGTAAACAAAAAGAAACCAGATACTATATTTCTTCATTAGTTTTGGATGCTGAATTAATTGCTAATTCAGTCCGCAAACATTGGTCTGTTGAAAATAATTTACATTGGCAGTTGGATGTCTCGTTTAATGAAGATTACGGACGAAAGAAGAACAATGCCGCTGTAAACTTTTCTCTTGTCTCAAAAACAGCTTTATCTATGTTAAAGCACTATGAAAGCAAAAGTAGTATTGCTCGCAAAAGAAAAACAGCCGGATGGTCTGACGACGTTCTGCAAGGCATACTTTCTGTGGATAAATTTTAA
- a CDS encoding HU family DNA-binding protein: MSAKYKLIENPPAAAKNGVTALHARIVPSRTATIDDLAAEISTMSSFSLGDIKGLLASFTQIVSSRLKNGENVNLEGLGSYSVSLGCPKDITSDKQIRSESVHFKSVNFRCSQKMKATLKSMKLERVPAEKKKEYTGEERLLRILAYLKDHRTANSTDCMGVNQCSRYIALQDLHQLIEAEKVEKLGSGKNVLYMLRA; this comes from the coding sequence ATGAGTGCTAAATATAAGTTGATTGAGAATCCTCCTGCTGCTGCAAAAAATGGCGTTACTGCCTTGCATGCGCGTATTGTGCCTTCACGTACGGCAACCATCGATGACCTGGCTGCCGAAATTTCCACGATGTCGTCGTTTTCGCTGGGCGATATCAAAGGGTTGCTGGCTAGTTTTACCCAGATAGTGAGCAGTCGCCTCAAAAATGGAGAGAATGTAAATCTGGAGGGACTGGGGAGTTACTCGGTTTCGCTGGGTTGCCCCAAAGATATTACCAGCGACAAGCAGATACGGTCCGAGTCGGTTCACTTTAAAAGTGTAAATTTCCGTTGCTCGCAAAAAATGAAAGCGACCTTAAAATCAATGAAGCTGGAACGTGTGCCTGCCGAAAAGAAAAAGGAATATACCGGCGAAGAGCGGTTACTACGTATTCTTGCTTACCTTAAGGACCATCGCACGGCTAACAGCACCGATTGCATGGGTGTGAACCAGTGTTCGCGCTACATCGCCTTGCAGGACCTGCATCAGCTTATTGAAGCGGAGAAGGTAGAGAAACTGGGTTCCGGAAAGAATGTGCTATACATGCTGCGTGCCTGA
- a CDS encoding helix-turn-helix transcriptional regulator, with amino-acid sequence MTLNEFVKSKRNNAKLTQPELAEKAGVGLRFIRDLEQGKPTLRLDKVNQVLQLFGHQLGPVKIDPND; translated from the coding sequence ATGACGTTAAACGAATTTGTAAAATCAAAAAGAAACAATGCCAAACTTACACAACCGGAGTTAGCCGAAAAGGCAGGCGTTGGTCTACGGTTTATACGTGATTTGGAACAAGGTAAACCAACCCTACGGCTGGACAAAGTGAATCAGGTATTGCAGTTGTTTGGTCATCAACTGGGGCCGGTAAAAATAGATCCAAACGATTAA
- a CDS encoding HipA N-terminal domain-containing protein: MRIAEIKFNNHTAGFLSQDENGFHFIYEKNYLSSKKPIPVSLTLPLQENAFDSPVLFPFFDGLIPEGWLLDIAESNWKLNPRDRMGLLLACCKDCIGAVSVFPVENEES; the protein is encoded by the coding sequence ATGAGAATAGCTGAAATAAAATTTAACAACCATACAGCAGGTTTCCTTTCGCAAGATGAAAATGGTTTTCATTTCATCTACGAAAAAAACTATCTCAGTAGTAAAAAACCTATTCCGGTTAGTCTTACGTTACCTTTACAGGAAAATGCATTTGATAGTCCTGTACTATTCCCTTTTTTTGATGGGTTAATACCTGAAGGTTGGCTATTAGATATTGCTGAATCAAACTGGAAACTAAACCCCCGAGATAGAATGGGATTATTATTGGCATGTTGCAAAGATTGCATTGGTGCAGTAAGCGTATTTCCTGTTGAGAATGAAGAATCATAA
- a CDS encoding HipA domain-containing protein: protein MRCLYCYQPLSEKEVDFHAACSKKIFGSATAPELPYDESQMKDLALQVIQSQITVTGVQPKLSLNLTEGETKKESKRFTIVGLWGNYILKPPAEKYPQMPEVEDLTMHLAEIAKIKIVPHSLIRLKSGQLAYITKRIDRVDKQKLHMEDMCQLTERQTEHKYLASYEQVAKAILKYSANSGLDLVNFSELVLFSFLTGNADMHLKNFSLIYDPTNGPVLSPAYDMLSTVLVNPKDDEDLALTLSGKKKKINRKDFESAFSTMKLDARQQTNIFTKMEKVRNKWIDFIQISFLSPDFKEKYIQLINERFDRLK, encoded by the coding sequence ATGCGTTGTTTATATTGTTATCAGCCATTGTCCGAAAAAGAAGTTGATTTTCATGCAGCATGCAGCAAGAAAATTTTCGGCTCTGCTACAGCTCCGGAATTACCTTACGATGAAAGTCAAATGAAAGATCTGGCACTCCAAGTCATACAGAGCCAAATCACAGTTACCGGAGTACAACCCAAACTTTCACTAAACCTAACAGAGGGGGAGACTAAAAAGGAGTCCAAACGCTTTACTATTGTTGGGCTTTGGGGAAACTATATATTAAAACCACCGGCAGAGAAATATCCTCAAATGCCCGAAGTAGAAGATTTGACCATGCATTTGGCTGAAATAGCAAAAATTAAAATAGTTCCTCATTCTCTTATTCGTCTAAAATCAGGTCAATTAGCCTATATTACAAAACGAATTGATCGGGTTGATAAGCAAAAATTACACATGGAAGATATGTGCCAACTTACCGAAAGGCAAACTGAACACAAATACCTTGCTTCATACGAACAAGTAGCAAAGGCTATTTTAAAATACTCAGCTAATTCAGGGTTAGATCTCGTAAATTTTTCAGAGCTGGTACTGTTCTCTTTTCTTACCGGTAATGCCGACATGCACCTCAAGAACTTTTCGTTGATTTATGATCCGACAAACGGACCTGTGCTGTCGCCGGCATACGATATGTTATCTACTGTGTTGGTGAACCCTAAAGATGATGAAGATTTAGCGCTTACTCTAAGTGGGAAAAAGAAAAAGATAAATCGTAAAGATTTTGAGTCTGCATTCAGCACTATGAAATTAGATGCCAGGCAACAGACAAATATTTTTACTAAAATGGAGAAAGTCAGAAACAAATGGATTGATTTTATTCAAATAAGCTTTTTAAGCCCAGATTTCAAAGAAAAGTACATCCAACTCATAAACGAAAGATTTGACAGATTGAAATAA
- a CDS encoding GNAT family N-acetyltransferase, whose translation MKFVIESGTPADIDELEMLYDDLNDYLSATTNYPGWIKGIYPIRENAVIGIQDNNLFVVRHEGKIAGSIILDHYPDEAYNGVKWNIDADYSCIFVIRTFVVHPSFLKMGIGRALMDYSFELARQTGMKSIRLDVYEKNLPAISLYEKCGFEYIDTVDLGFGNYGLDWFKLYEKIV comes from the coding sequence ATGAAGTTTGTAATAGAATCCGGCACTCCTGCCGATATTGACGAATTGGAAATGCTGTATGATGATCTGAATGACTATCTATCGGCTACTACCAATTATCCCGGATGGATAAAAGGCATTTATCCTATTCGTGAAAATGCGGTTATTGGCATACAAGATAATAACCTTTTCGTTGTAAGACACGAAGGCAAGATAGCTGGATCTATTATCTTAGACCACTATCCCGATGAAGCCTATAATGGTGTAAAATGGAATATTGATGCCGACTACAGTTGTATTTTTGTGATACGCACTTTTGTGGTGCATCCCTCATTTCTTAAAATGGGCATTGGTCGTGCATTGATGGACTATTCGTTTGAGCTGGCTCGACAGACAGGCATGAAGTCCATTCGTTTGGATGTGTACGAGAAAAACCTTCCGGCAATCTCGCTGTACGAAAAATGCGGCTTTGAATATATTGATACCGTAGATTTGGGATTCGGTAACTACGGACTAGATTGGTTCAAACTATACGAGAAAATCGTTTGA
- the purH gene encoding bifunctional phosphoribosylaminoimidazolecarboxamide formyltransferase/IMP cyclohydrolase, with translation MSATKKIKRALVSVYHKEGLDEILMKLHREGVSFVSTGGTQTFIESLGIPCDAVEDLTGYPSILGGRVKTLHPKVFGGILTRRDNEKDNDQITEYKIPEIDLVIVDLYPFEDTVASGAEEQAIIEKIDIGGISLIRAAAKNFNDVVIVASKGQYKPLLQLLDEQGAVTSLQDRKWFAKEAFMVSSGYDSAIFNYFDGGEGSAFRCAVNDAKHLRYGENPHQKGLFYGNFEEMFEQLQGKEISYNNLLDIDAAVTLISEFDELTFAILKHNNACGIASRATVLEAWKDALAGDPVSAFGGILIANTLINKEVAEEINKIFFEVIIAPDYDTDALEVLMQKKNRIILIRKESKTSGMQFRSLLNGVLVQDKDLSIQTAADLEPITDKQPSASEVEDLLFANKLVKNSKSNAITLVKNKQLCASGIGQTSRVDSLRQAIEKAASFGFDLKGAVMASDAFFPFPDCVEIADQAGITAVVQPGGSINDKLSVAYCNEHGVAMVKTGVRHFKH, from the coding sequence ATGTCTGCAACGAAAAAAATCAAACGCGCATTGGTATCCGTATACCACAAGGAGGGATTGGACGAAATTTTAATGAAGCTTCACCGCGAGGGCGTTAGCTTTGTTTCAACCGGAGGAACGCAAACATTTATTGAATCACTGGGTATACCGTGTGATGCGGTGGAGGACCTTACTGGGTATCCTTCTATCCTGGGCGGTCGTGTTAAGACACTTCACCCCAAAGTATTTGGCGGTATTCTTACACGCAGAGACAATGAAAAAGACAACGATCAAATTACTGAATACAAAATACCCGAAATAGACCTGGTTATTGTAGACCTGTATCCTTTCGAAGATACAGTGGCCTCGGGCGCCGAAGAGCAGGCTATCATCGAAAAAATAGATATTGGCGGAATTTCTTTGATCCGTGCCGCTGCAAAAAACTTTAACGACGTGGTGATTGTTGCTTCCAAAGGACAATACAAACCGTTGCTGCAGTTGCTGGACGAACAGGGTGCCGTTACTTCGTTGCAAGACCGTAAATGGTTTGCAAAAGAAGCTTTCATGGTTTCGTCTGGTTACGACAGTGCCATCTTTAACTATTTTGATGGAGGCGAAGGTTCTGCTTTCCGTTGTGCGGTAAATGATGCCAAGCATTTGCGCTATGGCGAAAACCCTCACCAGAAAGGTCTTTTCTACGGAAACTTCGAAGAGATGTTTGAACAGTTGCAGGGCAAGGAAATCTCTTACAATAATTTGCTTGATATTGATGCTGCCGTAACGCTGATAAGCGAATTCGACGAACTTACATTTGCCATCCTAAAGCACAACAACGCCTGCGGTATCGCTTCGCGTGCTACTGTGCTGGAAGCCTGGAAAGATGCTTTGGCCGGCGATCCTGTTTCTGCTTTCGGTGGTATTCTGATTGCCAATACGCTGATAAACAAAGAGGTTGCCGAAGAAATCAACAAGATTTTCTTCGAAGTAATTATCGCACCCGATTACGATACAGACGCACTTGAAGTGCTGATGCAAAAGAAAAACCGGATTATTTTGATCCGTAAAGAGAGCAAGACTTCCGGTATGCAATTCCGTTCTTTGCTGAATGGTGTACTGGTACAGGATAAAGACCTGAGCATTCAGACAGCCGCCGATCTTGAACCGATAACAGACAAACAGCCTTCTGCTTCTGAAGTGGAAGATTTGTTGTTTGCCAACAAGCTGGTTAAGAACAGCAAGTCGAATGCGATCACCCTGGTTAAAAACAAACAGTTGTGTGCAAGCGGTATTGGGCAGACTTCCCGCGTTGACTCACTGAGACAGGCTATCGAAAAAGCCGCAAGCTTTGGTTTTGATCTTAAGGGTGCTGTTATGGCTTCCGATGCTTTCTTCCCGTTCCCCGATTGTGTGGAGATTGCCGATCAGGCTGGTATTACCGCGGTGGTACAGCCGGGCGGTTCAATTAACGACAAATTGTCGGTAGCCTACTGCAACGAGCATGGTGTGGCTATGGTTAAAACGGGTGTTCGTCACTTTAAACATTAA
- a CDS encoding rod shape-determining protein — MGLFSFTQEIAMDLGTANTIIIYNGKIVVDEPSVVALDRRTDKVLAVGEKARQMHGKTHENIRTIRPLRDGVIADFYAAEQMIRGMIKMINPKSRWFTPSLRMVVCIPSGSTEVELRAVRDSAEHAGGRDVYMIYEPMAAAIGIGIDVEAPEGNMIVDIGGGTTEIAVISLGGIVSNKSIRIAGDDLTADIMEYMRRQHNVKVGERTAEMIKINVGSSLTSLENPPEDYIVHGPNQMTALPMEVPVSYQEIAHCLEKSISKMEAAILSALEQTPPELYADIVHNGIYLAGGGALMRGLDKRLTDKIGIPFHVAEDPLHAVAKGTGVALKNIDKFNFLIR, encoded by the coding sequence ATGGGATTATTTTCTTTCACACAAGAGATAGCAATGGACCTTGGAACGGCCAACACAATCATTATCTATAATGGTAAGATTGTTGTGGACGAACCTTCTGTGGTTGCACTTGACCGCCGTACCGACAAGGTACTTGCTGTTGGAGAAAAAGCACGCCAGATGCATGGAAAGACGCACGAGAATATTCGTACGATCCGTCCGTTGCGCGATGGTGTGATTGCCGACTTCTACGCGGCAGAGCAAATGATACGTGGGATGATTAAAATGATTAACCCCAAAAGCCGTTGGTTTACTCCTTCGCTTCGTATGGTGGTTTGTATTCCTTCCGGTAGTACGGAAGTGGAATTGCGTGCCGTTCGCGACTCGGCCGAGCATGCAGGTGGCCGCGATGTATATATGATTTATGAACCTATGGCTGCTGCTATCGGTATTGGTATCGATGTGGAAGCTCCGGAAGGTAATATGATTGTTGATATAGGTGGTGGTACTACCGAAATCGCTGTTATTTCGCTGGGTGGTATTGTTTCCAATAAATCGATCCGTATTGCCGGCGACGACCTTACGGCTGATATCATGGAATACATGCGTCGCCAGCACAACGTGAAGGTGGGCGAACGTACGGCCGAAATGATTAAGATAAATGTGGGTTCTTCGCTTACTTCGCTCGAGAATCCGCCCGAAGATTATATTGTTCATGGTCCGAACCAGATGACGGCTCTTCCTATGGAAGTTCCGGTTTCTTATCAGGAAATTGCTCACTGTCTGGAGAAATCGATCTCCAAGATGGAAGCGGCTATTCTGAGTGCGTTGGAACAGACTCCGCCCGAATTGTATGCCGATATTGTGCATAACGGTATTTACCTTGCAGGTGGTGGCGCTCTTATGCGCGGCCTGGACAAACGCCTTACTGATAAGATTGGTATTCCGTTCCATGTGGCCGAAGATCCGTTGCATGCAGTCGCGAAAGGGACCGGGGTGGCGTTGAAGAATATTGATAAGTTTAATTTCCTTATCCGATAA
- the mreC gene encoding rod shape-determining protein MreC encodes MRKLLDFLIRKRHWFLFLLLEIVSLVLVYRSNAYQRNIIFSSGNVVTGKVASVTGAVNTYLNLREINKDLMERNGLLEMELLRLQDEMDAMLADTVAFRGFTPDSTEQFEYEFMQAEVVGNSVSSLSNYITINKGKADGIAPDMGVVSSKGVVGIISMVSEHFSVILPVLNPKFRLSCKVLRSNNFGSLTWDGRNSKIANLEELPKHVVFHKGDTIVTSGYSAIFPSGIRVGTISAHKKQRDDNFYTLQVLLDTDFSSLQHVRIIKNYKQKEQLQVEQEAKRND; translated from the coding sequence ATGCGGAAACTGCTCGATTTCCTGATTAGAAAAAGACATTGGTTTTTATTTCTTTTACTGGAGATTGTATCGCTCGTATTGGTATATCGCAGCAATGCCTATCAGCGTAATATAATCTTTAGTTCCGGTAATGTGGTTACCGGAAAGGTGGCCTCGGTGACCGGAGCTGTAAATACTTACCTTAACCTTCGGGAGATAAATAAAGACTTGATGGAACGGAACGGATTGCTGGAAATGGAATTGCTCCGTCTGCAAGACGAGATGGATGCCATGCTGGCTGATACGGTCGCCTTTCGTGGATTTACGCCGGATTCGACCGAACAGTTTGAATATGAGTTTATGCAGGCCGAAGTAGTTGGCAACAGTGTTTCTTCGCTGTCTAATTATATTACCATCAATAAAGGGAAGGCCGATGGTATAGCTCCGGATATGGGTGTGGTATCCTCGAAGGGGGTGGTTGGTATTATTTCTATGGTGAGCGAGCATTTCTCGGTTATTCTTCCGGTACTTAATCCTAAGTTTCGTTTAAGTTGTAAGGTGTTAAGAAGCAATAACTTCGGGTCCCTTACGTGGGACGGCCGTAATTCCAAAATTGCCAACCTTGAAGAACTTCCCAAGCATGTGGTGTTTCACAAGGGTGATACGATTGTAACTAGCGGCTATTCCGCAATTTTCCCTTCGGGTATACGGGTGGGAACAATTTCGGCTCATAAAAAACAACGCGACGATAATTTTTATACGCTGCAAGTATTGCTGGATACCGATTTTAGTTCGTTACAGCATGTGCGGATTATAAAAAATTACAAGCAGAAAGAACAATTACAAGTAGAACAAGAGGCGAAACGAAATGATTAA
- the mreD gene encoding rod shape-determining protein MreD: MINNILRGTFYFVVFALIQIFVLNNIHFLRIATPFLYLYFILKLPVGASKTQVVFFSFLMGMVIDLFANTPGMHAAASTLAGILRGPIINILMGNELPEGLFPSFKTFGHGGFFRYTLLITALHHVALFSIESLTFFDPLFLLLRIGASITLTVMVIFIVEAFNLESYKIDV; encoded by the coding sequence ATGATTAACAATATACTGAGAGGTACGTTTTATTTTGTTGTGTTTGCGTTGATTCAGATTTTTGTGCTGAATAACATTCACTTCCTGCGTATTGCAACGCCGTTCCTGTATCTTTACTTTATTCTTAAACTTCCTGTGGGTGCTTCGAAAACCCAGGTTGTTTTCTTTTCCTTTCTCATGGGAATGGTGATCGATTTGTTTGCAAATACTCCGGGAATGCATGCGGCAGCATCTACTCTTGCCGGTATCCTTCGCGGACCAATAATAAATATCCTGATGGGTAACGAGCTGCCCGAAGGACTTTTTCCTTCCTTTAAGACTTTCGGTCATGGAGGGTTTTTCAGGTATACTTTGCTGATTACGGCACTTCATCATGTTGCCTTATTCAGCATCGAATCGCTTACTTTTTTTGATCCGTTATTTCTGCTGTTACGTATTGGCGCCAGTATCACGTTAACTGTAATGGTTATTTTTATAGTAGAAGCTTTCAATCTGGAATCTTATAAAATCGATGTTTAA
- the mrdA gene encoding penicillin-binding protein 2, with protein sequence MFNSSYDKENRQYVIGGAVILLVVIFIARLFYLQVVESDYKAWADSNAFLKKTLYPSRGMMYDRNGKLLVYNQPAYDVMLIMREIQPFDTTDLCNILGITKVQFVKRMTDIKNPRINPGYSSYVPQVFMNQLSAQEYGVLQEKLYKFPGFYIQNRTIRQYQYPYAAHVLGNIGEVNMRDLEKDPYYVTGDYSGRTGVEKYYEQILRGEKGVEILLRDAHGRIKGRYEGGKHDVVPQSGKNLTLSVDMDLQAYGEKLMQNKLGGIVMIEPETGEVLCMVSAPTFDPSILVGRLRGKNHQLLEKDPNKPLFDRPIMAYYPPGSTFKPVQGLVFLQEGIISPNTMYTCNHGYPLRGGKPACHGHASPLNLIAALATSCNAYFCWGLHDMLDSRRRYPSVQEAFEVWKNHVVSMGYGYKLGIDLPGEKRGYIPNSKVYDKIYRKRWNSSTIISTAIGQGEITSTPLQIANLAATIANRGFFVTPHVVKKIQDMPLDTLYSKKRRTSIDTHYYEYIVEGMANAVTGGTCRGTYMPDIEVCGKTGTAENPHGKDHSIFMGFAPKKNPKIAIAVFIENAGFGAEYAVPIGKLMIEKYLRGEIPESSKSTEDFIVNSVVMPGNAL encoded by the coding sequence ATGTTTAACTCTAGCTATGATAAGGAAAACAGGCAATATGTAATTGGCGGGGCTGTGATCTTGCTGGTTGTCATTTTTATTGCCAGACTTTTCTATCTGCAGGTGGTGGAAAGCGATTATAAAGCTTGGGCAGATAGTAATGCTTTTCTGAAGAAAACGCTTTATCCTTCGCGGGGTATGATGTACGACCGGAACGGAAAGTTGCTTGTGTATAACCAGCCTGCTTATGATGTGATGCTGATTATGCGAGAGATCCAGCCTTTCGATACAACCGACTTATGTAATATTCTGGGAATAACCAAGGTTCAGTTCGTAAAACGGATGACTGATATTAAAAATCCACGCATTAATCCGGGGTATTCCTCTTATGTCCCTCAGGTGTTTATGAATCAGTTGTCGGCACAGGAGTATGGGGTATTGCAGGAAAAATTATATAAATTTCCGGGATTCTATATTCAGAACAGAACAATCCGTCAGTACCAGTATCCTTATGCGGCACACGTATTGGGAAACATTGGCGAGGTTAACATGCGCGATCTGGAAAAAGATCCCTACTACGTGACGGGCGATTATTCCGGCCGCACCGGGGTGGAGAAGTACTATGAACAGATTCTGCGCGGAGAAAAGGGGGTGGAAATATTGCTTCGTGATGCGCATGGACGTATTAAGGGCCGTTACGAAGGTGGTAAACATGATGTGGTACCTCAATCGGGAAAGAATCTAACGCTTTCCGTGGATATGGATTTGCAGGCTTACGGCGAGAAACTGATGCAGAACAAACTGGGTGGTATTGTAATGATTGAACCGGAGACTGGCGAGGTGTTGTGTATGGTATCTGCTCCAACTTTCGATCCTTCTATATTGGTGGGTCGTTTGAGGGGCAAGAATCACCAGCTCCTCGAAAAAGATCCGAACAAACCGTTGTTCGACCGTCCCATTATGGCTTATTATCCTCCCGGTTCTACGTTTAAACCTGTTCAGGGGCTTGTGTTTTTACAGGAGGGTATAATTTCGCCGAACACTATGTATACCTGTAACCATGGTTATCCTTTACGAGGAGGTAAACCGGCCTGCCACGGTCATGCTTCGCCACTTAACCTGATAGCTGCTTTGGCTACGTCTTGTAATGCTTATTTTTGTTGGGGATTGCATGATATGTTGGATAGCCGGCGCCGTTATCCCAGTGTGCAGGAGGCTTTCGAAGTGTGGAAGAATCACGTGGTATCGATGGGTTACGGATATAAACTTGGGATAGACTTACCGGGCGAAAAGCGCGGTTATATTCCGAACAGCAAGGTATACGATAAGATTTACAGGAAGCGCTGGAATTCGAGTACCATTATTTCTACGGCAATCGGCCAGGGTGAAATAACTTCTACTCCGTTGCAGATTGCTAATTTGGCAGCAACTATTGCGAACAGGGGTTTTTTTGTTACGCCTCATGTGGTAAAGAAGATTCAGGATATGCCTTTGGATACATTATATAGCAAGAAGCGGCGTACATCGATTGACACTCATTATTACGAATATATAGTGGAAGGGATGGCCAACGCTGTAACTGGCGGTACTTGCCGGGGTACATATATGCCGGATATTGAGGTGTGCGGTAAAACGGGTACGGCCGAAAATCCACATGGTAAGGATCACTCTATCTTTATGGGTTTTGCCCCAAAAAAAAATCCAAAGATTGCGATTGCCGTATTTATCGAAAATGCCGGTTTTGGAGCAGAATATGCGGTGCCTATTGGCAAGCTGATGATAGAGAAATATTTGCGTGGAGAAATTCCGGAATCAAGCAAGAGTACGGAGGATTTTATTGTTAATTCTGTAGTAATGCCGGGAAATGCCTTATAG